Within Vannielia litorea, the genomic segment CGGGCGGCTTTAGCACCGCCCGTTTGTCGGTTTGATGACAGTGCGGGCAGGGAGCGCAGGGCCCCCTGCCCTCGCCTCGTTTCAGCTTTCGGCGGCGGCCTCGGTGGGCGCCTTTTCGGCCGCGGCGGCCTCGGCGGCCAGGGCCTCTTCGACGGCGGCTTCTTCGAGCGCACCGATGTCGACGCCGGCGGCGCCCATCTGGGCGGTCATGCCGTCGAGCGCGGCACGGGCCACGAGGTCGCAGTAGAGGCCGATGGCGCGGGCTGCGTCATCGTTGCCGGGGATGATGTAATCCACACCGTCGGGCGAGCAGTTGGTATCGACCACGGCCACGACCGGGATGCCGAGCTTCTTGGCCTCGAGGATGGCCAGGTCTTCCTTGTTCACGTCGATGACGAACAGGAGGTCGGGCAGGCCGCCCATCTCGCGGATACCGCCGAGCGAGGCCTGCAGCTTGGCCTGCTCGCGTTCCATGCCGAGGCGCTCTTTCTTGGTGAGGCCGGCAAAGCCCATCGCCGACTCCTCGTCGATGGCCTTCAGGCGCTGGATCGACTGGGAGACGGTCTTCCAGTTGGTCAGCGTGCCACCGAGCCAGCGGTGGTTCATGTAGTACTGCGCGCATTTCTCGGCGGCTTCGGCGATCGGGCGCTGGGCCTGACGCTTGGTGCCGACGAAGAGGATGCGGCCGTTCTTGGCAACGGTCTCGCGCACGACGTTGAGCGCGGCGTCCAGCATGGGAACGGTCTGCGTCAGGTCGATGATGTGGATGCCGTTGCGGTCACCGTAGATGAACTCGCCCATGCGGGGGTTCCACCGCTGGGTCTGGTGACCGAAGTGAACGCCAGCTTCAAGCAGCTGACGCATGGAGAAATCAGGGAGCGCCATGTCCAATGTCCTTT encodes:
- the rpsB gene encoding 30S ribosomal protein S2 is translated as MALPDFSMRQLLEAGVHFGHQTQRWNPRMGEFIYGDRNGIHIIDLTQTVPMLDAALNVVRETVAKNGRILFVGTKRQAQRPIAEAAEKCAQYYMNHRWLGGTLTNWKTVSQSIQRLKAIDEESAMGFAGLTKKERLGMEREQAKLQASLGGIREMGGLPDLLFVIDVNKEDLAILEAKKLGIPVVAVVDTNCSPDGVDYIIPGNDDAARAIGLYCDLVARAALDGMTAQMGAAGVDIGALEEAAVEEALAAEAAAAEKAPTEAAAES